In one window of Paracoccus saliphilus DNA:
- a CDS encoding nitroreductase family protein — MDEYFEPYRTRQKAQGKAYFEAMNVMRADTDGRHRAAAKNLSFFGAPQVALLFMPSFGDDVRVGGDIGMYGQTFLLSLAARGLGGIPQTMLGFFAGTVREVLDIPKNHKMLFGISFGYPDEEAPGNRMRMDRVPVSESVTFHE, encoded by the coding sequence ATGGACGAGTACTTCGAGCCCTACCGAACGCGTCAGAAGGCTCAGGGAAAGGCCTATTTCGAGGCTATGAACGTCATGCGCGCGGACACGGACGGCCGGCACCGGGCCGCGGCCAAGAACCTGTCATTCTTCGGCGCTCCGCAGGTCGCTTTGTTGTTCATGCCCTCCTTCGGCGACGATGTCCGAGTGGGTGGAGATATTGGCATGTACGGCCAGACGTTCCTGTTGTCGCTCGCGGCGCGGGGTTTGGGTGGCATCCCCCAGACCATGCTGGGCTTCTTCGCCGGGACGGTCCGAGAGGTGCTCGACATTCCCAAAAACCACAAGATGCTCTTCGGCATCTCGTTCGGATATCCTGACGAGGAAGCACCAGGGAACCGTATGCGGATGGACCGTGTGCCCGTTTCTGAAAGTGTCACCTTCCACGAGTAA